TCAAGATTTCACTGTTATGACCAGTTAAACTGTTCATATGAGTTGTCGCCGGGTATTCTTGTGGCTTCAGAATGGGGTTATTTTGAGTAGGAATTTCACCTTTGCGATCAATTAAACTGTCCATGCGATTTGCTGTGGGGTATTGTTGTGGTTCCAAAATGGGATTTTGAGCACGAATTTCATCATTGGGACCAATCAAGTTGCCCATGCGGATTGCCATGGGGTATTGTTGTGGTTCCAAAATGGGGTTATTTTGAACCCGAACTCCACCCCTGAGTCCAGTTAAATTGTCCATGCAAGTTGTTATGGGGTATTGTTGTGGTTCCAAAATGGGATTATTTTGAGCAGGAACTTCATTATTGGGACCAGTTAAGCTGCCCATGTGGATAGCCCTGGAGTATTGTTGTGGTTCCAAGATGGGGTTATTTTGAGCTTCTGGTGGTGGCAGTGGCAGTGGCAGTTGTTCTGATCCCTGCAGGATTATCATGTTAGTATTATAACCGCCGCCGGCGGTGGCTCCGGCCATGGGGTTTTGGTGATTTGGATTTTGCGGCGGTGGCGGCGCTACTTGCTCAGCCGTGGGGTATTTTTGTGGCTCCAAGATCGGATTGTCTTGTTCTTCAGGTGGTATCTGCTCTGAATCAAGAATCTGTTGGGTATCATCTTGAGATGGAGAACAATTGTCAGCACCTTTCTTGGAACCGGTGGTCTTCTCATAGATCTTGGCTAAAACGCACTCATCTAGCTGCAAATATGATCATCATTCCAAATTATATATTCTTACTGTGTTAAACCCTAACTAATCTAGATTacagaatacacaaaatttaataatttaggtTCAGAGAATGCATATTCATGGCAAAATGCACAGAATTCACGTTCATAATACACATTACACATAACCACagtataatgaacatgaattctgtgtattatataactgaaattaaaacacataaacacttaataTAATTACGTAATCAAACAAGCTAAAGATCGAGAATAGGTTTAACttacaatattattatcattgttgttgttgtcgtcACTCTGACCCTTGGCAACTGGGGTGATCTTGATATTGGGATTGATTGTATATTCATGCATGATCCAGTTTGTTTTATGGAGAGATACATCTTTATGTTTTCCTTCATAATAAACCAATGTCTTCTTGGACCCAACCACTTCCCCTTTGCAGGATATCGGCATATCCCTACCGGTGGCTTTCCAAAACCCATCCCCGGCTTTCCTATCCGGCCTTGCCCCGTTCGGATACTTCTTATCCCTGGATGTGAAGAAATAACTTTCCTTCTCCCTCGCCAGATCATCCGGCCCTATATATAGAAAAGTCAAGTCttttcacacacacatatatataatacagaATCTGTCACTGAGTAAAATTGAGGGAGTAAGATTTTGGAGTAGATGTGGTAGATATAGATCAAAATTATTGCATTGACTTACTGCAAAGATCATTGGGATGGTATTTGTAAATATTGCAGGTTTTAATCCGGTGGAGAGGCATCCTCTCCTTCAAAACCTTCTTCTTCAAATAATCCATCAGTTCTCCGTCCGTTGGCCGGAATCGAATTCCCGGCGGGAGTGATTTGAAGTATCGATCGCTAAGCCCCTTCTCTACCTCCATGGTTAACGTTGCCTCCTCCTTTTCCATACAATTTCCTGATCCAGTGCCTACTATCAGTCACTGTGTGTCCACTGGAGATCGAAACCCttgttacacaaaaaaaaaaaaaagtgaataataTGTTAgatgtaaatataatttaaccTAAGCATAATAaacaatataacataatatattttagagGTACAGAAAATAGATTAAGAGAGAGCTGATGTAATGAAACCCTGGAAAAATGGCAGTAGGATACCTTAAACTCGTTGAGTACAgttaatgtacaaaattaagaGTGATTTGTCTTAGATTTTGTTGATTGATGCCGTAAACTACGCACCATGAGTCCATCACCATACATATAGTGATAATAGTAATCCAAATTTTAGTCTGATTAAAACACTATTAATCTCAATCCCTAACTACATAGGGTTACTGTTTTTTCAATCCTAGTAAAACACAGAGTAGTGAATATGCGAACTTTTTGCAATAAAATCTATTTTGGGGCCCACGCAGATAAATGAAAATAGAAGAAAAGGACAAAAAAGTTTAAACAGAGTGATTGTCCATTATATTACTTGATAACcttaatatatttggttttGTATCATGTCTATCCGGCTCACCGCTAGCACGTGCATTTGCATGTGCATTAATTGCGCCTGCTGTCTTTAACTTGAGGTAATTAATGTAATGACAAGTTAAGTTTAAATGAAATGCACTTAATTAGCTTCATGATAAGTTGACCATAGTATGCATTGTACGTCCTTGTACTGATGAAGCCATGTGAGTTGAAGCCTTCTTATCATATTCTTTTAGAGACACAAGAAGCTTCATCACCGTCCAGATCAAGATTTAATAATGTTAGACATCGAtcaattcaattttaaattactcaaaatttaatataattatcgaTTGCCCAATGTTTCATATGAGTAGAGTCACAGCTACCGATGGAGGCTTAGTGCGTggcaaataataaaaaagtagtttatttaatattttatttttttgaaagtaaaagcACATTGTAACAATTAAGGAGTTaaaatgccaaagaccttgtggtcaagtggcatgaagTGACTCTCATAAATGGGAGGTCAATCATGGGTTTGAGCCTAAAAAGAAGACTGTTGTTTTAGCACCCGGACGGTTTGCTCTTCTTCTAAATATCACCAACCACACTAAGAGGACCCCGAAAAGACGTTGGAAAGAATTAAACTCGATTTTATGATATAATTGAATTAATCATTCACTTATATATCAACTGCCCTGTAGTAACCGAGTTagtagaactaaaaaaaatatatatcaactGCCCTACCTATACATTTCCAGGTCAAAATGTTCTAATTTTTAATTggaataagaaaaataataaatgagaCAACCTGAACATATCTTGCGGCTAATTTCGTGGCACTATGCATATGGCTTTTCTAAGTTCAAACTATAGTCTTTAAATATGCTAAAAACCCTGTCCATAAATGTCTCTCATCCTTGAACTCCTCATCAGAAATAATGGCTTCTTTTCTGTCTCTTTCTTTTCTACTCATCTTCTCTTTATGCTTGAGTTTTGTTTTTGCTGCTGCTGCTCCTCCACCTCTTGATGGTAATCTTTTATTATTGTCTATGTTGCACGCATTGCTCTTTACATCATAGCTAGGGACATTTTAGACATACATGCATGAATAAAATCCACCAAATTTACTGCATGTATGTAAATTTTAGTTCATTCTCTTGTTTAACATATTTATTCCTTCGTATTTATATTAGTTGGGCTAGTGGGTAGAAGTATTGGAACAAACGTTGCTTTTCTTGAATAACCATCAATGACATTGTCATATGATACCATTGAGTTTCCATtgcttttctttcttcccaaatggttgaatctccaacccaAGAGTCCTCCACGCTCCGATAGACATATGGgagaatgtaaatcatggtaattattttctttcttcctaAATGGTTGAATTCCCAACCCAGGCCCCCCACGCCCCGACAGACATCtcggaggatgtaaatcatggtaattcaTCTGAACACATAGGCTAGACGAGCCCCTCACTTTGAAAGGCTGAGACCTTTGTTTACTGCACATAAAGAGCCTTGGGagccctcactttgagaggtcgGGATCTTTGTTTACTGCACACAAGGAGCCTCTCACTTTGAAAGGTTGCTCTCATACTCCTGCTGGTGAGACTCGGTCTCtaatttttcttccaaaatttCACTCATGTAACCAACTGAGCTGTTTATGCGGCTTTTCTTGACCAACTCGGCTAGAGTTGCTTCAAATGAAGTGTTTTCTAGTTGTGTGTTTGGAACATCATGTGGTTCAATGTGTTACATACCTACATTACTTTTCATGAATAACCATTAATATTGGTGTCATATGATACTcttagaaaattttatatttccaaCCACTAAAAAATGACTTTTCTGACCACTTTGAGACTCGAAAAACCAATCTTATTCCATTTTTGGCAGGGCTAGTGCCAAATGGGAACTTTGAGGAAGGCCCCAAGAGATCAAACCTGAACAAGACAGTGATCATAGGGAAGAGATCACTACCCAAGTGGGAAATCAGCGGCATAGTAGAGTACGTGAGCGGTGGGCCCCAACCAGGCGGGTTCTACTTCGCCATCCCTCGCGGGGCCCACGCCGTGCGGCTCGGCAATGAGGCCTCCATTTCCCAGTACTTGAAGGTAAAGCCGAGGGCGATATACTCAGTCACCTTTGGCGCAACGAGGACCTGTGCGCAAGATGAAGTGCTCGCCGTTTCAATTCCCGGCCAGAAAAGTGAGCTTCCGATTCAGACGCTTTATAGCGCTGATGGCGGTGACACTTATGCGTGGGCGTTTAGGGCACCTTCTGGGGTTGTTAAGCTCACGTTTCATAACCCTGGTGTGCAGGAGGACCCTGCTTGTGGACCCCTCATTGATGCTGTTGCCATCAAGGAAATACCTCCCCTCAAATACACCAAAGGTGGGTAACTCAATTAATATGACTATAGaatcatttttatatttggtttttgattattattattttttctttcacaGTTGATCCCATagattttaaattattgttgcaTTTGATTTATCTGATACAATTTTTAATCATCTGTGACTtattttaaaggataaaattgtcatgcattttcattatttaaaaattgttcttaaattttgttaaaaggTATTAGAAATGACAGATTTTCTATTTAAGATAAGTCAATTGTGACCAATTTTCAGGCGAGTGACTTTCTTGAAGGGCAAAGAAATGGTCATTTTCGATCATCTCTATGAGAAgttaagaaaaattaataaaaatataaactgTATCGTTTAAGATAAATTATAAGTGATTGAAAAATTAGGCCTGcgtgactaaatgtgacaataatTTTAAAACCATGAagctaaatatgaaaaaaattaatagttggagaccaaatatgaaaataatttcataaacaTCACCattctttgaaaaatatatagagGATTAGGTAAATTTAGTAATTTACCTATTCCACTAGAGACATCATGGGTAAGGGCTATGGTGATTGAGTATTTGAGTGCAATCTTAGGGCATTCCCATTAATGATTTTGGGAGGTTTTTGTAACTTTTAAGTTCATGTGGAGGAAAGAGAATGATGAGTTACTCCTGCAAAACTCAAATTTTTTGTGAGTTCTACATGAGAGAGAAGATAGAAGGCTACAGCCTTTTGCTCAGGGCACATACAATGTTTAATCGGgcacgttaaaaaaaaaatacttttttccCTCTAATTTCTTTACCCTCTCATTCCCTCTCCTAATTagcaccttaaaaaaaaaaaaaatactacttgaGGTTGCCCTTATACTCAAGTTAGCCTAACAAAGTCCATTCTTTGAGGATATGCAGGGAACTTGGTGAAAAATGGAGGATTCGAGAGCGGACCTCATCTCTTCACCAACTTCTCCACCGGAGTCCTCGTTCTCCCCAAGGGAAAAGACCCATACTCCTCCATCCCCGCCTGGATCGTGGAGTCCCTCAAGCCCGTGAAATACATAGACTCCAAGCATTTCCTAGTCCCCAGAGGCCGCGCCGCCGTGGAACTGATCGGAGGCAGAGAAACCGCCATTGCCCAGATCATCAGAACACGCCCCAACTGGCGCTACACCCTCACCTTCACCATCGGCGACGCCAGCAACGGCTGCCATGGATCCATGGCCGTGCAAGCTTTCGCCGCCCGAGAAACCGTTAGAGCCGCCTTTGTCTCCACGGGAAAGGGGTGGTTCAAAACTGTCAGTTTTAACTTCCGAGCAACCTCGACCCGGACGAGGATCACTTTCTATAGCCCGTTCTATCACACGAATATTAACGATTTTGCCCACGTTTGTGGGCCTGTCATCGATGATGTTAGAGTGTTCCCTGTCCGTAAATGAGGATTGGGTTGCccagaaaatggagaaaaacaCAGAGAATCTATAGACCCAAAGATTCCCAACTTTCATCTCTCCTCATGTTACTTACTTGCTGCATTACCTGATGTAACAGGGCAATGTTCTCAGTCTATGGAGTTCATGTTTGAGTTCAAATATTACACAAGTTTAAAAAAAGAATGATTTTTCccctattatttttaaatttatttacaaaattggaGAATGAaaagtgtgaaaagaagtaaaaaagtttggaataataaattaaaaatatttttatggttTCTTTAAATcatgtttgatattattttcatttttttttctattcatgTAAGACGAAAATGAATTTTAATGCACAAATAAAATCAAGAATCACTAAGACTAACCATTCTCACAAAAAGTTAAATTCAAAATTCGTTATCAAACTAATTTGACTGGTTGTCCCGTGTAAACTGTCCCAAATCTTTCTTTACCTACCAAACTGTCCCTACTAATGAAAAAAGAATAGATAATGAAAAAATTGAGACAATGGAAaagaatggttttttttttttttttggtagaaaaaaaaaagttgtagtGGTTTGCAAgcttattataaattttttaaaagaaagctATATTCTATTGCATTATCTAATCTCTGTGCAGGCCAGGGGTGCTTCTCCTCTTCTGCCACTTGCGGTTGACTAGCTGTGGCTTGTGGTTGCCTTTCTCCCCAAGGTGAGTTCTTTCAGCTTAGTGTTTCTTGAATTCTGTTGCACCTTCCTCCATCTTCCTCATTTGCGATctgttctttttgtttatttatttatttatttattcaagtatTGCCTGTGAAGTGTAGATGTCAAAATCTGGAGCACTGGATCTGGTTTCTGGTGTTGGTGGGAAGATTGAAAAAAAGGAAGTACTTTCAGCTGTTGAAAGGTAAATATAATTTTGCCTACTAGTTTATCTCCATCTTAGACACCATAGCTATACATTCTTGATTGTTAATTCACCTAGATTGCTGACCTTTAAAGTTCATGTCTTTACTGCTTTACATTGCTTTAAAATGgttgaagaaacaaaaaaagTGTTGTTTTCATTTTGTCATACATTCCTGTATTCCTTGTTAGATTTTTTGAGTGATAAGGGAAACCCGCTCTCACTATCCGAGGGTAAACCCTATCcagtgatcctagccggcaaaggatcacaaaaaGGTAAACCAGGAGTCAAATTTGTAACCTTAAGAGCCTACCAACTTGGCTGGAGTTGTCCCTTGTTAGGTGTTGCTATTGCTCATTGTATGAGTTTTTATTAGGCATGAGTTTTACACTGCAAGCACACTGGGATCTAGATGCcgagtataatatataaaaataataaatgtacagTTTCGCTATTAGCTTAGGCTTGTAGTTGAGACTGAACACATTATCGAATTCGAGACACTCGTGTTGAATATGAATCTGTGATGCAATTCTTGTGAAGTATTGGGTATAAGAGCTGAAACGGGTTTTATTATTGGGGAACCATTTACATTAGGTATGAAAAGTATCATGCCCAAGATGAAGGAGCTGAGGAACAGAGAAAAGCCAACTACACGGATATGGTCAGTACACGCTGGTCTATCATAGTCTGACAAAACATGGTTTCTTTGGAATCAATGTGTGCTTTTATATTCATGgaaaagaaaatgacttccctgaATTTAAATGTTACTTGTTGGGATTACCGGGCTGCCATACTCCTAGAATAGCCTTGCTTTGTGTCACTGTGACCTAACAGACTAAGACTGCAAATCTGAAGTTCCAAATGGTTGATCTTCAAATACACTTTGTTGTATCaggttaataaatattatgaccTTGCAACAAGCTTCTATGAATACGGCTGGGGTGAATCCTTCCATTTTGCACCCAGGTAAGACTGAAGAAATGCTCTTTAGGTCTGTGTTCTGAGCTCGTAATCTGATTATACCATCTCAGCTGGACAATTGGCTTTGACTACTTTCTGAACTGGCAGATGGAAAGGAGAATCACTTCGGGAGAGCATCAAAAGACACGAACATTTTATTGCATTGCAGTTAGGTTTGAGACCAGAACAGAAGGTCTACTTCATTTGTTTCTTTCACAACTTTGGATTAGAGAAAAATTACGTTCATGTTTCCATTACTAGACTTTCCTCTGCCAAAATCAGATATGGATGAAAGATTCTGTTCTTCATTGACAGGTGTTAGATGTTGGATGTGGAATCGGTGGTCCTCTACGAGAAATTGCTAGATTTAGGTAGCTATTGACTCTTTGATCTGGAAAAGCTAGTTTACTTTCTTTTAATTAGTGAATATGCGTACTTCTTAATAAGATACGTTGCTAAAAAGTGGATGTACTATGTACTAGTCCTCTATGAGAAATTGCTAGATTTAGCTACCTATTTTTCTTGATATACCAGTGTTAACCTATTGCAGTGGTGCATTTGTCACGGGTGAATAACAACGAATATCAAATAACAAGAGGGAAAGTAAGTGACTAAGTGTTATCTTTTTAGTTTCTCCTTTATATATGGATGTATGTTCGTTCTTGGCAAATACTTTGTGTGCTAGAGACGCATACACTAGAGTGGGCAATTCCTCTcatgaaagtttaaaaaaaaaaaagttttaggATGTAATTCCTTGGTGGATTTGAGAAAAAGAGAATATTCATGGATTTCCAATTTTTGTTTTCTACATAGGAACTCAATCACATTGCAGGAGTTGACACAACTTGTAACTTTGTCCAGGTAACTTGCTTCCATTTTacactaaacaaaaaaaaaaaaaaaaaaaaaaaaaaaaaaaaaaaaaaaaaaaaaNNNNNNNNNNNNNNNNNNNNNNNNNNNNNNNNNNNNNNNNNNNNNNNNNNNNNNNNNNNNNNNNNNNNNNNNNNNNNNNNNNNNNNNNNNNNNNNNNNNNNNNNNNNNNNNNNNNNNNNNNNNNNNNNNNNNNNNNNNNNNNNNNNNNNNNNNNNNNNNNNNNNNNNNNNNNNNNNNNNNNNNNNNNNNNNNNNNNNNNNNNNNNNNNNNNNNNNNNNNNNNNNNNNNNNNNNNNNNNNNNNNNNNNNNNNNNNNNNNNNNNNNNNNNNNNNNNNNNNNNNNNNNNNNNNNNNNNNNNNNNNNNNNNNNNNNNNNNNNNNNNNNNNNNNNNNNNNNNNNNNNNNNNNNNNNNNNNNNNNNNNNNNNNNNNNNNNNNNNNNNNNNNNNNNNNNNNNNNNNNNNNNNNNNNNNNNNNNNNNNNNNNNNNNNNNNNNNNNNNNNNNNNNNNNNNNNNNNNNNNNNNNNNNNNNNNNNNNNNNNNNNNNNNNNNNNNNNNNNNNNNNNNNNNNNNNNNNNNNNNNNNNNNNNNNNNNNNNNNNNNNNNNNNNNNNNNNNNNNNNNNNNNNNNNNNNNNNNNNNNNNNNNNNNNNNNNNNNNNNNNNNNNNNNNNNNNNNNNNNNNNNNNNNNNNNNNNNNNNNNNNNNNNNNNNNNNNNNNNNNNNNNNNNNNNaaaaaaaaaaaaaaaaaaaaaaaaaaaaaaaaaaaaaaaaaaaaaaaaaaaaacttgtttcaAACTTGAATATTGTCCTGATGCATTCCTCATTGTTATCTAGGCTGACTTCATGAAAATGCCCTTTCCGGACAATAGTTTTGACGCAATATTTGCAATAGAAGCTACCTGCCACGCACCAAATGTGGTATGTATAGTGAGCCCCGTACTACTTAGAGAGTGGAAGAAAATTTTCCCAGCCGCTAATTTTTGTTCATGTCGTGTACTTGACTTTCTAGTAACTTCCTGCCAATTTTGCTTCGTGAATAGCTCGATTGCTATAAAGAAATTTACAGAGTTCTGAAACCTGGCCAATATTTTGCTGCTTCCGACTGGTGTGTCACTGACTCCTTTAATCCAAACAACATAGAACACCAAAGGATAAAGGTAAATTTGCAATCTCGATAATTTTGGCCTGGTCCCTTGGCATAAAAACTGACTCTTCTTGCTTTACCAGAATGAGGTAGAGCTCGGTAATGGACTTCCTGATATCAGATCAACGGAAGAGTGCATTGAAGCACTTAAGCTTGCAGGTTTTGAGGTAGGTACCTTAACCGTCACCAAATCTGTATTTTATCAGTGTCTTGCCCTTGTTTTTGCTCCTCTTATGTTGCCATGTTTTACTAATATCGTACTATTATCAGAATGGAGTGGTTTGCATTGTAGTCTTAACTCGTTTTCTCCCTCTGGGAAAATAAGGTTGTATGGGATAAGGATGTTGCAGCTGATTCTCCTGTGCCTTGGTATCTTCCTTTGGACAAAAACCATATCTCGATAGCTAACTTCCGTGTTACAGCTTTTGGGCGTTTTGTCACCAGAAACATGGTAAGTTAATATCGTTCCAGAATTTGTTTGTAATGATATAtgtatagaatttttttattcatccAACTTATGTATAATCATCTGAAACGCCATTTCTAGTTCACATctgtattgatatatttttgtttctttcaattttAGGTCAAAATACTAGAAGGACTACGCCTTGCTCCCGAGGGGAGCCAAAGAGTCCAAGCTTTCCTCGAGAAAGCTGCAGATGCACTCGTTGCAGGAGGACGGTAAGTTCGTCGTTTTGCGTGGCTTTCTTAGTCATATGGACCGAAAACTAGTTGTCTTGCGTTATTAATGTAGCGAATGTCAATTTtctgcctctctctctctcgtgtTGCAAATGTGGTTATCGTACTTCTAGTGAGAATTGTACCAAACGACGataaattttgaaaacattGAAGTTGTTATATTGCTAACTCTCTGCTTATCTTGATGAATCTGAGATTGTTTCAACACTTGATGATGCAGGAAAGGCATTTTCACTCCACTCTACTTTTTCTTGGCACAGAAGCCTAATGCTAATGTGGAAGCTTCAACAGACTAAAGAATTGAATTCCTTATGCTAATTACTAACCCTAGTTAGAGTGTACTCACTCTCATGGCCTCTAAAGGGTGGTTAGGTTGGTAGAGCACGGTTTTCGTACTAAaagattacaagttcaattcttgtcaacacCCTTTTGGTCAAACCTACTAGACATGGTCTGGTGTATATCCTTGGATAATGACTGCAAGTTTTTCTCGTCACCTGAGGGATCATTTAGATCTTCAATTGTATGTGTctgaatataatttataaatcatttttttactCTATTTTACTTATTGTGATTAGACGAATTTGCATGTAGTATGAgttattgaaaaaaatagcatttttgtTAACATATTTATATGAAATATGAATTTTAGTTCCTCATCAATGATTGACTTCAACATTAGTGGCCATCGAAATTTTATAATGTGGTAATTTTGGATACTTGTTAATGTGAAGCTGGTAAAAGTTTATAACATTTACATTAATGTGTGGCAATTttttgtccctttttttttatatgaaataGAGATTTTAATTCCTTGATAATTGATGTCAACATTACTGATCATTGAAATTTTCATAATGTGgtaattttcaactttttttttaccttattaTTGATCCTTATTATTGAAGATCAATAATGTTTATAACATCTATATTCTATATTGTGCTTGTGGAGCAAGCGAGTCAATATAGgggtaaaattataattttcattttaaaacaattaaaattttcattaaccagtaaataaaacaaaaaacgaTCCATATGCCTggtgaaaattaaaaagttaataataCTTATGTGATATTAAGAGACCGAAATTACTATTTTGTATAAATACATGaacaaaaagagagaaaaaacaaattatttttccttaattttgcatttttatttacataatcAATGTGAATATGTACTACTACTACTCTCAAAAGTACTCTGTATTACATTATTTGTCTCAAACAGGTAGTCAAGGGAGTAAAACATGATGTTCGTATATAAGTCAAGGAAGGTCACAATTCAAGAGTTTGATTATTCTTTCATGTGTCGTTTGAAGTTGGATTTATCTGGTATTATCTCTCAAGTGTTCAGGGGATAGGggtaaaaaaaaagcataa
This region of Ipomoea triloba cultivar NCNSP0323 chromosome 15, ASM357664v1 genomic DNA includes:
- the LOC116006788 gene encoding uncharacterized protein LOC116006788; the protein is MASFLSLSFLLIFSLCLSFVFAAAAPPPLDGLVPNGNFEEGPKRSNLNKTVIIGKRSLPKWEISGIVEYVSGGPQPGGFYFAIPRGAHAVRLGNEASISQYLKVKPRAIYSVTFGATRTCAQDEVLAVSIPGQKSELPIQTLYSADGGDTYAWAFRAPSGVVKLTFHNPGVQEDPACGPLIDAVAIKEIPPLKYTKGNLVKNGGFESGPHLFTNFSTGVLVLPKGKDPYSSIPAWIVESLKPVKYIDSKHFLVPRGRAAVELIGGRETAIAQIIRTRPNWRYTLTFTIGDASNGCHGSMAVQAFAARETVRAAFVSTGKGWFKTVSFNFRATSTRTRITFYSPFYHTNINDFAHVCGPVIDDVRVFPVRK